A single genomic interval of Nitrosomonadales bacterium harbors:
- a CDS encoding hemerythrin domain-containing protein yields the protein MSCPTETPTWSLEWTDELSVCIPEIDVEHQRFAHLVNQLNEAIVRRMDMAEIQRRMQAILDDAVAHFEHEERLFREWGYPDAEAHAQKHAQAVEYLGKIMEGFGKEGTEYEWIEAGLKVKQTLIEHLLHEDMKYRDYVLRNRLCKC from the coding sequence ATGTCTTGCCCAACTGAAACACCGACGTGGAGCCTGGAGTGGACGGATGAATTGAGTGTCTGCATCCCGGAGATCGATGTCGAGCATCAACGATTTGCCCATCTTGTCAATCAGTTGAATGAAGCTATTGTCCGCCGTATGGATATGGCCGAAATCCAGAGACGCATGCAGGCCATCCTGGACGATGCGGTGGCGCACTTTGAGCATGAAGAGAGATTATTCCGCGAATGGGGCTATCCGGACGCGGAAGCGCATGCGCAGAAACATGCGCAGGCTGTCGAGTATCTGGGCAAGATCATGGAAGGATTTGGGAAGGAGGGGACGGAGTACGAATGGATCGAGGCCGGACTCAAAGTCAAGCAGACATTGATCGAGCATCTGCTGCACGAGGACATGAAGTACCGCGATTACGTACTTAGGAATCGTTTGTGCAAGTGCTGA